Proteins encoded in a region of the uncultured Sunxiuqinia sp. genome:
- a CDS encoding diacylglycerol kinase family protein, producing METNRRQKILFIINPISGDIDKNHLKEKIQGLFGDQHSEYEIFSTTGEDDAKKITTVLAEYAPDRVVSVGGDGTFKLVGEVMLNKDIPIAILPLGSANGMATELGIPQNIDQALKVVTSIRKKSIDALRINDRHISFHLSDIGLNAQIIKRFENDDTRGFIGYAKHFFKELLTSKPNKYLILIDGEKIIRKAHMIVLANASKYGTGAVINPKGTIDDGKFEIILIRPYSFWHLFHMIIPFFSRTIHELDYIDSYSCKKASIRNYKKRELQIDGELIGRIEEISVEIIPHALQILVPDQETQSIFSRKLDSLFDKN from the coding sequence ATGGAAACAAACCGGCGCCAGAAAATTCTATTCATTATCAACCCAATATCCGGCGACATTGATAAAAATCACCTCAAAGAAAAGATTCAGGGGCTTTTTGGGGATCAGCATTCAGAATACGAGATCTTCTCCACAACAGGTGAAGATGATGCTAAAAAAATTACGACTGTACTTGCTGAATACGCTCCTGACCGGGTGGTTTCGGTGGGTGGAGACGGAACGTTCAAACTTGTTGGGGAAGTCATGCTCAATAAAGATATTCCAATCGCTATATTACCACTAGGTTCCGCAAATGGCATGGCCACTGAATTAGGAATACCCCAAAATATTGACCAAGCTTTAAAGGTAGTCACGAGTATCAGGAAGAAATCAATCGATGCACTGAGAATCAACGACCGACACATCTCATTCCACCTAAGTGACATTGGACTAAATGCCCAAATTATAAAGCGTTTTGAAAACGATGACACCAGAGGTTTTATCGGCTATGCGAAGCATTTTTTCAAAGAACTACTCACCTCAAAACCAAACAAATACCTAATACTTATTGATGGTGAAAAAATCATTCGGAAAGCGCATATGATTGTCCTTGCCAATGCCTCGAAATATGGAACAGGAGCAGTAATCAATCCCAAAGGAACTATTGATGACGGTAAATTTGAAATTATACTGATCAGACCCTACTCGTTCTGGCATCTATTTCATATGATCATTCCCTTCTTTTCTCGAACAATCCATGAGTTGGATTACATCGATAGTTACAGTTGTAAAAAAGCATCCATCAGAAATTACAAAAAAAGGGAACTTCAAATTGATGGGGAGCTAATTGGACGAATAGAAGAAATAAGCGTGGAAATAATTCCTCATGCATTACAAATATTAGTTCCCGATCAGGAGACTCAATCAATTTTTTCCAGAAAACTGGATTCGTTGTTCGACAAAAATTGA